Genomic DNA from Candidatus Methylomirabilota bacterium:
TGGCGCCGCCGAGGAGCGCCGGATCTCAGAACGGCGGGAGTCGCCTGCTCGAACGTCGCCGGTTCCCGAGGCTCAATCGGCCGGAGCCCCGTCCGGGGCCGTCGGCGCGGTGGTAAACCCTGGATTGTCACGGATGGTCAGCCAGTCGGTACGCGCCTTGTCCCACTCCTGCAGAACGAGGCCATACGATTCGAGCAGCCGGCGGATCCGGGCCGGCTCCCAACCGACGATATCCTCGAGGATGGGGACCAGGACGCTGAGGGCGGTGTCGCTGATGACCGTCCGTTTGGCGATCCGCGTGACGTACTTCGCTTCGGAGACGGCGATCGTCAACCCGTCTCGGTCGTTGACATGCAACATCACGTGGATGTCGGAGCCGCCGTCGCCGACGTAGACGGTCCGGTCGGGACTGATCTGCAGCCTGGCCTCCAGGTCCTCCAGAATGGCAACCTTGCCGTAGCCGGCCGGCACCTTCGTGATCGCGGAGATCTCCCCGGAGGAGGGGTCGAAGTCCAGCTCGGTGCCGTAGATATGGTCGGCGGGAACGATTCCCGCCAGGGCCGACCGGACCACCGCGGCGGGGGCGGCCGAGATCACGTAGAAGGAAAACCGCAACCCTTCGACCCCGTGCTCG
This window encodes:
- a CDS encoding HAD family hydrolase, with translation MSLAPAGLAVTPHYLVACDFDQTLSFNDSGVVLSELIDVSRFQEKVAGLSGIHLAQPGAELAYLLRHDPELRCIRHQHLVEAGQRVRLKRHIPLFVDFLEHGVEGLRFSFYVISAAPAAVVRSALAGIVPADHIYGTELDFDPSSGEISAITKVPAGYGKVAILEDLEARLQISPDRTVYVGDGGSDIHVMLHVNDRDGLTIAVSEAKYVTRIAKRTVISDTALSVLVPILEDIVGWEPARIRRLLESYGLVLQEWDKARTDWLTIRDNPGFTTAPTAPDGAPAD